The sequence CGAGATGCGCCGAACCGTCGCGCGACGAGCGCGCGAACAGCAGCTATCCGACACCGACGAAATTACCGCAGATGACTGACTGGACCGATCCCGACACGTTCGCACAGGCACTCGAGTGCGTCGAGACGAAAGAGAAGGGCAACTGCTTCGAGGACTTCGAGGAGGGGGACGTCATCGAACACGACCCCGGGCTGACCCTCACGAAGTTCGGCAACGAACAGTGGATGAGCCAGACGCTCAACCACGACCCGGCCTACTGGCGGCCCGACGTCGCCGCCGACCGCGGCTTCGACGAACCGCCGATCCACCCCGACTACCTCACCGCCGCGACGCTCGGCATCACCGTCGAGGACCTGAGCGAGAAGGGTGGGTACTTCCTCGGCCGGACCGACGTCCGCTTCGCGAAAGACGCCGTCTACCCGGGCACCGACATGTACGTCGAGAGCGAGGTCGTCAACACCGCCTCCTCGAGTTCCCGTCCACAGTACGGCATCGTCTCCTGGCGCACCCGCGCGAAGGACCTCGAGACCGACGACCTCCTGCTGTCCTACGAGCGGACGAACATGATTCCGCGGCGGGAACCGCTCGAAACGGACGGCGGATCTGCAGCCACCGAGGAGGAAAGCGACGACGGCAGCCTCCCCGAAACGTTCGTCACTCCCGACGGTGGCTACTTCGAGGACTTCGTCGCCGCACTCGAGGCCGCCGAATCCGAGAACGCAGCGGTCGCCTACCGCCACGAACGCGGCCGTACCCAGGACGACGTCACGGTCGCCCAGTTGCCGCTCGCGACGCTCAACACCGCCAAACAGCACCACAACGTCGACGTGATGGCCGACTCTCCCTCGGGCGACATCGTCACCTACGGCGACGTCACCCGTTCGACCGCACTGGGCCACGCCCGCTCGGACGAACGGACCTGGCGCGAGGTCGGCTTCGACGACGAATCGTTCCACACGTTCGTCACCCCCGGCGACACTGTCTACGCGTTCACGCGCGTGCTCGAGGCAGACGACGAGGCCTCGAGCGACGAGGCCGGAACCGTCCGCTTCCAGCACATCGCGTTCAACCAGGACGACACTCCGGTCTACTCG is a genomic window of Natrarchaeobaculum aegyptiacum containing:
- the mch gene encoding 2-methylfumaryl-CoA hydratase codes for the protein MTDWTDPDTFAQALECVETKEKGNCFEDFEEGDVIEHDPGLTLTKFGNEQWMSQTLNHDPAYWRPDVAADRGFDEPPIHPDYLTAATLGITVEDLSEKGGYFLGRTDVRFAKDAVYPGTDMYVESEVVNTASSSSRPQYGIVSWRTRAKDLETDDLLLSYERTNMIPRREPLETDGGSAATEEESDDGSLPETFVTPDGGYFEDFVAALEAAESENAAVAYRHERGRTQDDVTVAQLPLATLNTAKQHHNVDVMADSPSGDIVTYGDVTRSTALGHARSDERTWREVGFDDESFHTFVTPGDTVYAFTRVLEADDEASSDEAGTVRFQHIAFNQDDTPVYSGTRIAEIRKRSN